The following coding sequences lie in one Apium graveolens cultivar Ventura chromosome 3, ASM990537v1, whole genome shotgun sequence genomic window:
- the LOC141714299 gene encoding acyltransferase-like — protein sequence MLPNFYVPIILFYSNSQQLSSKTTVPNLLKNSLSEALSKFYPFAGRLGSAGSYVDCNDQGVQFHEARIACTLSEVLNRAPGADEEKGFGHLFPTRSIWRDLLTDSCLMVVQLNRFSCGGVAIAVSISHRIIDGTTLLSFLNYWASLTRDPSDQEELTRLQPHFVYELLPQSCNENVLATQASYPERHWITTEVVFHNSKITELKANQEIHDKIDGVVADQNYTRNELVTALLYRCAVAAAAKSNSGVYSKSVLFRAVNMRQLLDPLLPRTTVGNLFMFVTIPTSTKSETMFNPMLRQMRKEQMQLKGMKILDLKGAVPLAEKYAKMNHNLYLVTSICNSPLYDGMDFGWGRPDRATMVDAPFVNCFFVADTPSRDGIVVTVNLVEEDMKNFRADNELLAYASFKFES from the coding sequence ATGTTGCCAAATTTTTATGTTCCAATAATACTCTTCTATTCTAATTCACAACAATTGTCTAGTAAAACCACAGTGCCCAATCTACTCAAAAACTCTTTATCCGAGGCACTTTCCAAGTTCTACCCGTTTGCTGGAAGGCTTGGATCTGCGGGATCCTATGTTGATTGCAATGACCAAGGTGTTCAATTTCATGAAGCCCGTATTGCATGCACTTTATCTGAGGTTCTGAACAGGGCTCCTGGCGCGGATGAAGAAAAAGGCTTTGGTCATCTCTTTCCAACTCGCTCAATATGGCGTGATTTATTAACGGATTCTTGTCTAATGGTTGTTCAACTAAACCGTTTTTCTTGCGGAGGAGTAGCTATAGCTGTGAGCATTTCACACCGTATTATTGATGGTACCACTTTATTATCATTTTTAAATTACTGGGCAAGTTTGACACGCGATCCTAGTGATCAAGAAGAGTTAACACGTCTTCAGCCACATTTTGTGTACGAGCTGCTACCTCAATCATGTAATGAAAATGTACTTGCAACTCAAGCTTCGTATCCCGAAAGGCACTGGATCACTACGGAGGTAGTGTTTCACAACTCAAAGATAACAGAACTCAAGGCCAATCAGGAAATACACGACAAAATAGATGGGGTCGTAGCTGATCAAAATTACACGCGAAATGAACTTGTGACTGCACTCCTTTATAGATGTGCTGTAGCTGCTGCTGCCAAGTCAAATTCTGGTGTTTACTCTAAATCTGTTTTGTTTCGGGCAGTAAACATGCGGCAACTGCTTGATCCACTACTGCCTAGAACAACCGTCGGCAATCTCTTTATGTTTGTTACCATTCCAACAAGCACTAAGAGTGAGACAATGTTCAATCCAATGCTGAGACAGATGAGAAAAGAGCAAATGCAGCTCAAAGGAATGAAGATTTTGGACCTAAAAGGGGCCGTGCCTTTGGCCGAAAAGTATGCAAAAATGAATCACAACTTGTACCTCGTTACCAGCATATGTAATTCCCCATTATATGATGGGATGGATTTCGGGTGGGGAAGGCCTGATAGAGCCACAATGGTTGATGCGCCATTTGTTAATTGTTTTTTTGTGGCTGATACTCCAAGTAGAGATGGTATTGTGGTAACTGTAAATTTGGTAGAAGAAGACATGAAAAATTTCAGAGCTGACAATGAGCTCCTTGCTTATGCTTCTTTCAAATTTGAGTCGTAG
- the LOC141714300 gene encoding uncharacterized protein LOC141714300 — MSKAYDRIEWDFLKSMLKKVGFSDWWIYLIIQSVSTVFYSILHGEYELGPIIPTRGIRQVDPLSPYLFIICAESLTALINNYERKHWLHGIKVCRRALVISHMLFADDVYFYCKADVQEAFKVLQLLEIYEAASGQQAKSLVAEGVRWRVGSGVNINILNQPWLPDDHHPYVSTVSQTLENKCVNSLMKIGIKEWDLDIIKDVFNNRDQKLISDIDLQESGDKDMLYWKHENSGLYSVKSAYRWIKFNKGRWCIEDKTSIWAKLWSIKALPKTLNMIKRVQIEALCPVCHVDSETILHSLVTCEFAQRCWDILGIDIQCFKLTDFVDWLTEVLSTCNLKKQAECITLCWALWRARNDLVWNQRSSTVNRTVAAVKQYLTQWSLSQGKSSSMASLQPIVKGDGAETWVKPNPHSVKVSVDAAVFDDKEAVGFGLVARDSDNNLIQARTRIHNRHTIPVLAESMAIKEALSWIDEM, encoded by the exons ATGAGTAAAGCTTATGACCGCATTGAGTGGGACTTTTTGAAATCGATGCTAAAAAAGGTGGGTTTTAGTGATTGGTGGATCTATCTTATTATTCAATCAGTATCCACGGTATTTTATTCGATTTTGCACGGAGAGTATGAGCTAGGTCCAATAATTCCTACACGGGGTATTAGACAAGTGGATCCACTCTCCCCTTATCTATTCATTATTTGCGCAGAAAGTTTAACAGCCCTGATCAATAACTATGAACGGAAACATTGGCTGCATGGAATTAAAGTGTGTAGAAGAGCTCTAGTAATTTCCCACATGCTATTCGCGGATGATGTGTACTTCTACTGCAAAGCAGATGTTCAGGAAGCCTTCAAGGTGTTGCAGTTGTTGGAGATCTATGAAGCAGCATCAGGCCAACAG GCTAAAAGCTTGGTTGCTGAGGGAGTTAGATGGCGAGTTGGCTCTGGTGTAAACATTAATATTTTAAACCAGCCATGGCTTCCAGATGACCATCATCCTTATGTTTCCACTGTTTCCCAAACTTTAGAGAATAAGTGTGTAAATTCGCTCATGAAGATTGGCATAAAGGAATGGGATCTTGACATCATTAAAGATGTCTTCAACAATAGAGACCAGAAACTCATCTCTGATATAGACCTGCAGGAATCTGGGGACAAAGATATGCTATATTGGAAACATGAAAATTCAGGTCTTTATTCGGTTAAGAGTGCTTACAGGTGGATTAAGTTCAATAAAGGCAGGTGGTGCATTGAGGACAAAACAAGCATTTGGGCGAAGCTGTGGAGTATAAAAGCTCTACCTAAAACTCTTAACATG ATTAAGCGAGTTCAAATTGAGGCGTTGTGCCCTGTTTGTCACGTTGATAGTGAGACTATTCTGCACAGTCTGGTAACATGTGAGTTTGCGCAACGTTGCTGGGACATTTTGGGCATTGATATTCAATGCTTCAAGCTTACAGATTTTGTAGATTGGTTAACAGAGGTTTTAAGTACGTGCAACCTCAAAAAGCAAGCGGAATGTATCACCCTATGTTGGGCGTTATGGCGAGCTCGGAATGATTTAGTTTGGAACCAACGATCTTCTACGGTCAATAGAACTGTTGCAGCAGTTAAACAATACCTTACACAATGGAGTTTATCCCAAGGTAAGTCTTCTTCTATGGCTTCTCTCCAACCGATTGTTAAAGGAGATGGAGCTGAAACTTGGGTCAAGCCTAATCCTCACTCAGTTAAGGTGTCAGTTGATGCAGCGGTCTTTGACGACAAGGAAGCGGTTGGTTTTGGCTTGGTGGCAAGGGATTCTGATAATAACCTCATCCAAGCTAGAACGCGTATTCATAACAGACACACCATCCCAGTCCTAGCGGAATCTATGGCGATTAAAGAAGCCCTGAGCTGGATAGATGAGATGTAG